The sequence GAAAGCAGCCCCCCGGAAATAGACCGGACACGAGAACTGTTTGTCCCCGGAAACAAAAAAGCCAACCGCATGGGTTGGCTTCTTTGCAAGGTAAACCTTGGTGGCCTGGGGCGGAATCGAACCACCGACACAAGGATTTTCAATCCTCTGCTCTACCGACTGAGCTACCGGGCCTGAGCACAAGAGTATATATCACCCGGAAGGCCGTTTTGCCGCCATCGGGCCTCAAAATTCACAGGCCGCGCTTGCCGCGTGTCAGATCAACACCCAGCTGCTTCAGTTTCCGGTACAGATGGGTCCGCTCCAGCCCGGTTTTTTCGGCCACGCGGGTCATGGATCCGCCTTCCTTGGCCAGGTGAAATTCGAAGTACGCTTTTTCAAACTCGTCACGCGCATCGCGCAGCGGTTTTTCGAGCATGAAACTCTGGGTAGCCTGAAGGCCCCTGTCTGGGGAAACGGCCAGAATGCCACCCGCCATGATGGCTTCCGGAACGAAATCGGCCATGGGCACCGCCGTCTTGAGGGGGATGGGCGGGCGGGCGAGGGTTCGGGCCAGGCCTTGCTCAACGGCTTTG comes from Polaromonas naphthalenivorans CJ2 and encodes:
- a CDS encoding response regulator, producing the protein MANILVVDDELGIRDLLSEILNDEGHQVDLAENASQARAARALARPDLVLLDIWMPDTDGVTLLKEWSSTGLLTMPVIMMSGHATIDTAVEATKIGAMAFLEKPITLQKLLKAVEQGLARTLARPPIPLKTAVPMADFVPEAIMAGGILAVSPDRGLQATQSFMLEKPLRDARDEFEKAYFEFHLAKEGGSMTRVAEKTGLERTHLYRKLKQLGVDLTRGKRGL